Proteins from one Strix uralensis isolate ZFMK-TIS-50842 chromosome 14, bStrUra1, whole genome shotgun sequence genomic window:
- the ZNF346 gene encoding zinc finger protein 346 isoform X1 translates to MADGAGSNGDAAGLPVGKEAVDRLIRENGHIFTEAQCKVCSALLISESQRLAHYQVGSGAAGCGALGGGVDAFLSAFLQSKKHANKVRRYLSIHGGEELAHGKKMRLDAKQDSKQEGTNGEDRNKCCPICNMTFSSPAVATSHYLGKTHAKNMKQQSPKVEEAVPPQKHPATLPTSTVSSNEENKDITDPDKFCSLCHATFNNPLMAKQHYVGKKHRKQETKHKLMAHYGRTPDASASSFMGCQEQCRLSDRSRHSSMSGKSQLPQEATVISAKTSRASCSTVLGVVGGPRTHILCQPTMVSLSLWISKALPSCMHPLSRTGTESVRKRIQLEETC, encoded by the exons ATGGCGGACGGGGCGGGTAGCAACGGGGACGCCGCGGGGCTGCCGGTGGGCAAGGAGGCAG TGGACCGCCTGATCCGGGAGAACGGGCACATCTTCACCGAGGCCCAGTGCAAGGTGTGCAGCGCCCTGCTCATCTCCGAGTCGCAGAGGCTGGCCCACTACCAGGtagggagcggggcggcggggtgCGGGGCGCTGGGCGGCGGCGTGGACGcgtttctctctgcttttctccagagcAAGAAACACGCCAACAAGGTGAGGCGGTACCTGTCCATCCACGGCGGAGAGGAGCTCGCCCACGGGAAGAAGATGAGGCTGGATGCGAAGCAG GATAGCAAGCAGGAAGGCACCAACGGGGAAGACAGGAACAAGTGTTGTCCCATCTGCAACATGACCTTTTCCTCTCCAGCCGTGGCAACATCTCACTACTTGGGCAAGACTCATGCCAAGAACATGAAGCAGCAGTCCCCCAAAGTGGAAG AAGCAGTGCCCCCACAGAAACATCCTGCTACCCTCCCCACCTCTACTGTGTCTTCTAACGAAGAGAACAAGGACATTACTGACCCAGACAAGTTCTGTAGCCTCTGCCACGCCACTTTCAACAACCCCCTTATGGCAAAGCAGCATTATGTAGGCAAGAAGCACAGAAAGCAAGAGACCAAACACAAGCTGATGGCACACTATGGCCGAACCCCTGATGCATCAGCATCGTCCTTCATGG GATGCCAGGAGCAGTGCCGGTTGTCGGACCGTTCCCGCCACAGCAGTATGTCCGGGAAGAGTCAACTGCCCCAGGAGGCTACAGTTATTTCAGCCAAGACTTCTAGAGCAAGTTGCAGCACTGTTCTTGGAGTTGTTGGTGGCCCAAGAACGCACATCCTTTGCCAGCCCACAATGGTTTCATTATCCCTCTGGATAAGCAAAGCCCTACCCTCCTGTATGCACCCGTTGAGCAGAACGGGGACTGAATCTGTCAGAAAAAGGATCCAGCTGGAAGAGACTTGCTAG
- the ZNF346 gene encoding zinc finger protein 346 isoform X2, whose amino-acid sequence MADGAGSNGDAAGLPVGKEAVDRLIRENGHIFTEAQCKVCSALLISESQRLAHYQSKKHANKVRRYLSIHGGEELAHGKKMRLDAKQDSKQEGTNGEDRNKCCPICNMTFSSPAVATSHYLGKTHAKNMKQQSPKVEEAVPPQKHPATLPTSTVSSNEENKDITDPDKFCSLCHATFNNPLMAKQHYVGKKHRKQETKHKLMAHYGRTPDASASSFMGCQEQCRLSDRSRHSSMSGKSQLPQEATVISAKTSRASCSTVLGVVGGPRTHILCQPTMVSLSLWISKALPSCMHPLSRTGTESVRKRIQLEETC is encoded by the exons ATGGCGGACGGGGCGGGTAGCAACGGGGACGCCGCGGGGCTGCCGGTGGGCAAGGAGGCAG TGGACCGCCTGATCCGGGAGAACGGGCACATCTTCACCGAGGCCCAGTGCAAGGTGTGCAGCGCCCTGCTCATCTCCGAGTCGCAGAGGCTGGCCCACTACCAG agcAAGAAACACGCCAACAAGGTGAGGCGGTACCTGTCCATCCACGGCGGAGAGGAGCTCGCCCACGGGAAGAAGATGAGGCTGGATGCGAAGCAG GATAGCAAGCAGGAAGGCACCAACGGGGAAGACAGGAACAAGTGTTGTCCCATCTGCAACATGACCTTTTCCTCTCCAGCCGTGGCAACATCTCACTACTTGGGCAAGACTCATGCCAAGAACATGAAGCAGCAGTCCCCCAAAGTGGAAG AAGCAGTGCCCCCACAGAAACATCCTGCTACCCTCCCCACCTCTACTGTGTCTTCTAACGAAGAGAACAAGGACATTACTGACCCAGACAAGTTCTGTAGCCTCTGCCACGCCACTTTCAACAACCCCCTTATGGCAAAGCAGCATTATGTAGGCAAGAAGCACAGAAAGCAAGAGACCAAACACAAGCTGATGGCACACTATGGCCGAACCCCTGATGCATCAGCATCGTCCTTCATGG GATGCCAGGAGCAGTGCCGGTTGTCGGACCGTTCCCGCCACAGCAGTATGTCCGGGAAGAGTCAACTGCCCCAGGAGGCTACAGTTATTTCAGCCAAGACTTCTAGAGCAAGTTGCAGCACTGTTCTTGGAGTTGTTGGTGGCCCAAGAACGCACATCCTTTGCCAGCCCACAATGGTTTCATTATCCCTCTGGATAAGCAAAGCCCTACCCTCCTGTATGCACCCGTTGAGCAGAACGGGGACTGAATCTGTCAGAAAAAGGATCCAGCTGGAAGAGACTTGCTAG
- the ZNF346 gene encoding zinc finger protein 346 isoform X4: MADGAGSNGDAAGLPVGKEAVDRLIRENGHIFTEAQCKVCSALLISESQRLAHYQSKKHANKVRRYLSIHGGEELAHGKKMRLDAKQDSKQEGTNGEDRNKCCPICNMTFSSPAVATSHYLGKTHAKNMKQQSPKVEEAVPPQKHPATLPTSTVSSNEENKDITDPDKFCSLCHATFNNPLMAKQHYVGKKHRKQETKHKLMAHYGRTPDASASSFMAGKGYPCSTCNIVLNSIEQYQAHISGFKHKNQMPGAVPVVGPFPPQQYVREESTAPGGYSYFSQDF; the protein is encoded by the exons ATGGCGGACGGGGCGGGTAGCAACGGGGACGCCGCGGGGCTGCCGGTGGGCAAGGAGGCAG TGGACCGCCTGATCCGGGAGAACGGGCACATCTTCACCGAGGCCCAGTGCAAGGTGTGCAGCGCCCTGCTCATCTCCGAGTCGCAGAGGCTGGCCCACTACCAG agcAAGAAACACGCCAACAAGGTGAGGCGGTACCTGTCCATCCACGGCGGAGAGGAGCTCGCCCACGGGAAGAAGATGAGGCTGGATGCGAAGCAG GATAGCAAGCAGGAAGGCACCAACGGGGAAGACAGGAACAAGTGTTGTCCCATCTGCAACATGACCTTTTCCTCTCCAGCCGTGGCAACATCTCACTACTTGGGCAAGACTCATGCCAAGAACATGAAGCAGCAGTCCCCCAAAGTGGAAG AAGCAGTGCCCCCACAGAAACATCCTGCTACCCTCCCCACCTCTACTGTGTCTTCTAACGAAGAGAACAAGGACATTACTGACCCAGACAAGTTCTGTAGCCTCTGCCACGCCACTTTCAACAACCCCCTTATGGCAAAGCAGCATTATGTAGGCAAGAAGCACAGAAAGCAAGAGACCAAACACAAGCTGATGGCACACTATGGCCGAACCCCTGATGCATCAGCATCGTCCTTCATGG CTGGGAAGGGGTACCCCTGCAGCACATGTAACATAGTACTGAACTCCATAGAGCAGTACCAAGCTCACATCAGTGGCTTCAAACACAAGAATCA GATGCCAGGAGCAGTGCCGGTTGTCGGACCGTTCCCGCCACAGCAGTATGTCCGGGAAGAGTCAACTGCCCCAGGAGGCTACAGTTATTTCAGCCAAGACTTCTAG
- the ZNF346 gene encoding zinc finger protein 346 isoform X3: MADGAGSNGDAAGLPVGKEAVDRLIRENGHIFTEAQCKVCSALLISESQRLAHYQVGSGAAGCGALGGGVDAFLSAFLQSKKHANKVRRYLSIHGGEELAHGKKMRLDAKQDSKQEGTNGEDRNKCCPICNMTFSSPAVATSHYLGKTHAKNMKQQSPKVEEAVPPQKHPATLPTSTVSSNEENKDITDPDKFCSLCHATFNNPLMAKQHYVGKKHRKQETKHKLMAHYGRTPDASASSFMAGKGYPCSTCNIVLNSIEQYQAHISGFKHKNQMPGAVPVVGPFPPQQYVREESTAPGGYSYFSQDF, translated from the exons ATGGCGGACGGGGCGGGTAGCAACGGGGACGCCGCGGGGCTGCCGGTGGGCAAGGAGGCAG TGGACCGCCTGATCCGGGAGAACGGGCACATCTTCACCGAGGCCCAGTGCAAGGTGTGCAGCGCCCTGCTCATCTCCGAGTCGCAGAGGCTGGCCCACTACCAGGtagggagcggggcggcggggtgCGGGGCGCTGGGCGGCGGCGTGGACGcgtttctctctgcttttctccagagcAAGAAACACGCCAACAAGGTGAGGCGGTACCTGTCCATCCACGGCGGAGAGGAGCTCGCCCACGGGAAGAAGATGAGGCTGGATGCGAAGCAG GATAGCAAGCAGGAAGGCACCAACGGGGAAGACAGGAACAAGTGTTGTCCCATCTGCAACATGACCTTTTCCTCTCCAGCCGTGGCAACATCTCACTACTTGGGCAAGACTCATGCCAAGAACATGAAGCAGCAGTCCCCCAAAGTGGAAG AAGCAGTGCCCCCACAGAAACATCCTGCTACCCTCCCCACCTCTACTGTGTCTTCTAACGAAGAGAACAAGGACATTACTGACCCAGACAAGTTCTGTAGCCTCTGCCACGCCACTTTCAACAACCCCCTTATGGCAAAGCAGCATTATGTAGGCAAGAAGCACAGAAAGCAAGAGACCAAACACAAGCTGATGGCACACTATGGCCGAACCCCTGATGCATCAGCATCGTCCTTCATGG CTGGGAAGGGGTACCCCTGCAGCACATGTAACATAGTACTGAACTCCATAGAGCAGTACCAAGCTCACATCAGTGGCTTCAAACACAAGAATCA GATGCCAGGAGCAGTGCCGGTTGTCGGACCGTTCCCGCCACAGCAGTATGTCCGGGAAGAGTCAACTGCCCCAGGAGGCTACAGTTATTTCAGCCAAGACTTCTAG
- the ZNF346 gene encoding zinc finger protein 346 isoform X5, translating to MADGAGSNGDAAGLPVGKEAVDRLIRENGHIFTEAQCKVCSALLISESQRLAHYQVGSGAAGCGALGGGVDAFLSAFLQSKKHANKVRRYLSIHGGEELAHGKKMRLDAKQDSKQEGTNGEDRNKCCPICNMTFSSPAVATSHYLGKTHAKNMKQQSPKVEEAVPPQKHPATLPTSTVSSNEENKDITDPDKFCSLCHATFNNPLMAKQHYVGKKHRKQETKHKLMAHYGRTPDASASSFMAAFCWT from the exons ATGGCGGACGGGGCGGGTAGCAACGGGGACGCCGCGGGGCTGCCGGTGGGCAAGGAGGCAG TGGACCGCCTGATCCGGGAGAACGGGCACATCTTCACCGAGGCCCAGTGCAAGGTGTGCAGCGCCCTGCTCATCTCCGAGTCGCAGAGGCTGGCCCACTACCAGGtagggagcggggcggcggggtgCGGGGCGCTGGGCGGCGGCGTGGACGcgtttctctctgcttttctccagagcAAGAAACACGCCAACAAGGTGAGGCGGTACCTGTCCATCCACGGCGGAGAGGAGCTCGCCCACGGGAAGAAGATGAGGCTGGATGCGAAGCAG GATAGCAAGCAGGAAGGCACCAACGGGGAAGACAGGAACAAGTGTTGTCCCATCTGCAACATGACCTTTTCCTCTCCAGCCGTGGCAACATCTCACTACTTGGGCAAGACTCATGCCAAGAACATGAAGCAGCAGTCCCCCAAAGTGGAAG AAGCAGTGCCCCCACAGAAACATCCTGCTACCCTCCCCACCTCTACTGTGTCTTCTAACGAAGAGAACAAGGACATTACTGACCCAGACAAGTTCTGTAGCCTCTGCCACGCCACTTTCAACAACCCCCTTATGGCAAAGCAGCATTATGTAGGCAAGAAGCACAGAAAGCAAGAGACCAAACACAAGCTGATGGCACACTATGGCCGAACCCCTGATGCATCAGCATCGTCCTTCATGG CAGCCTTCTGTTGGACCTAG
- the ZNF346 gene encoding zinc finger protein 346 isoform X6: MADGAGSNGDAAGLPVGKEAVDRLIRENGHIFTEAQCKVCSALLISESQRLAHYQVGSGAAGCGALGGGVDAFLSAFLQSKKHANKVRRYLSIHGGEELAHGKKMRLDAKQDSKQEGTNGEDRNKCCPICNMTFSSPAVATSHYLGKTHAKNMKQQSPKVEEAVPPQKHPATLPTSTVSSNEENKDITDPDKFCSLCHATFNNPLMAKQHYVGKKHRKQETKHKLMAHYGRTPDASASSFMAFCWT, translated from the exons ATGGCGGACGGGGCGGGTAGCAACGGGGACGCCGCGGGGCTGCCGGTGGGCAAGGAGGCAG TGGACCGCCTGATCCGGGAGAACGGGCACATCTTCACCGAGGCCCAGTGCAAGGTGTGCAGCGCCCTGCTCATCTCCGAGTCGCAGAGGCTGGCCCACTACCAGGtagggagcggggcggcggggtgCGGGGCGCTGGGCGGCGGCGTGGACGcgtttctctctgcttttctccagagcAAGAAACACGCCAACAAGGTGAGGCGGTACCTGTCCATCCACGGCGGAGAGGAGCTCGCCCACGGGAAGAAGATGAGGCTGGATGCGAAGCAG GATAGCAAGCAGGAAGGCACCAACGGGGAAGACAGGAACAAGTGTTGTCCCATCTGCAACATGACCTTTTCCTCTCCAGCCGTGGCAACATCTCACTACTTGGGCAAGACTCATGCCAAGAACATGAAGCAGCAGTCCCCCAAAGTGGAAG AAGCAGTGCCCCCACAGAAACATCCTGCTACCCTCCCCACCTCTACTGTGTCTTCTAACGAAGAGAACAAGGACATTACTGACCCAGACAAGTTCTGTAGCCTCTGCCACGCCACTTTCAACAACCCCCTTATGGCAAAGCAGCATTATGTAGGCAAGAAGCACAGAAAGCAAGAGACCAAACACAAGCTGATGGCACACTATGGCCGAACCCCTGATGCATCAGCATCGTCCTTCATGG CCTTCTGTTGGACCTAG